In the genome of Hippoglossus hippoglossus isolate fHipHip1 chromosome 4, fHipHip1.pri, whole genome shotgun sequence, one region contains:
- the aspm gene encoding abnormal spindle-like microcephaly-associated protein isoform X1 yields MAETSTAARRGFLEISPGRRDEANKENNVPVLSLIQFSKAPFVSFGSLKLGTSRSAVLRLENPAEDAEAEVSVEKIPSGKGFSVDHSTFTIQPESSFSLTITWTPAEEGGIRELIVFNANGVLKHQAVMLGRAEAPKKKKKSLWDTIKNKKEGGKVAAPRRKGAEPPLKMSANKTFQVSREPQYKRDKPRSPLAALNEGKAVRERSLTKQSPVDDHRSRTSEELKVSNPKLRPQSLASSGQENIHHIHTSSPVVLLVPAAKLMDMSASSDAWGVKPENKDLTKILNQTVSPIGTPERFKKLMPRIQTGSPLSATGQYDDGTSELTGTPALSLTDALALIDSDLSYTITSPQGNSSSCVLSDSLESKSGSDGRGPDRNLLKALPDSPEVAQSNEPRLTFFVSNKVVVDEAVASEAAEDKEMVKKASFTSATVIKSKAPVEENSVSGRKIKKSRRRLLEKTLELSDSSSQCDSGTSSPQLPVIDPGTGSTGSSRLCDDTHQSAEFTSSSPTPGVYGPTTPITFPITSPPSMAPTRFSFSLTSPLPPAAPASISFTLTSASPTASSSPLRHNLSSNLNVYEQRPAAFAPLSTLEDAFPIHMAVKRKSEEYLRNDTKVEEAVKTNRVKRSRWVAAKTESSRSVQERSALQRRTAGSVRSTTASSLKSTWPVVPAEAQRPSSKHTPQVAPSLKCASSVRAAKVVAVAQSKLNFIKPLHTAIPRHPMPFAAKNMFFDERWLEKQETGFTWWINYVLTPDDFKVNTEVAKVSAVSLAMGNDDNFSVPKAPTKEEMSFSTYTARRKLNRLRRSACQLFTSDAMVKAIQRLEVEVEAKRLLVRKDRHLWKDVGERKKVLNWLLSYNPLWLRIGLETIFGELISLESNSDALGLAMFVLQRLLWNPDIAAQFRHAKVPNLYKDGHEEALSRFTLKKLLLLVCFLDKAKESRLIEHDPCLFCVDAEFKASKDLLLAFSRDFLSGEGILPRHLGYLGLPVSHVQKPLDEFNYSVKNLSVDLKCGIRLVRVMELLVQDWSLSAKLRLPAISRLQKVHNVDVALQVLKSKNVDLKDELGSIIDSRDVVDGHREKTLGLLWKIIFAFHVEVILDEEQLRDEIGFLRRTLRTQRRLRSLRADRGLQPTPAKTRLPYENSSAKITLLMDWTRAVCDFYGLKVENFSVAFSDGRVLCHLIHHYHPGLLPEEAVSHGTTQTVECSPRGRLELSCSASDSDSSFDSPPTGLNGPDSPSVEFKELLENEKNNFRLVNTAVAFLGGVPAMINPADMSNTIPNEKVVMSYLTFLCARLLDLRNETRAARVIQGAWRNYRLKKDLQLYKERNMAAEKIQLLVRTFLQKRRVVRQNRAAVVIQSVWRGYAARNRLRLQREAQVRALQCEAATVIQAQWRMFSAMRTYHRLRYYTIVVQAQWRMRRAADAYGRIYWAATVLQKHSRATALARRDRESYLSLRTAAVTLQRVYRRWKAQKTEKENRAANVIQAVFKKWYNEKMAKRTTAAVRIQSCYRMQRCLHQYREIKRSTILIQAQYRGHAQRRRFNMLKLQHGAAITIQSAFRGHAVRKQVEKMRCAAVVIQCWFRATVQRDVQRHTFVRMRCAAVTIQAAYRGKVARESVKKQQKAAAVIQTAFRRYAAQRRYLALRKAAAVIQQKYRAAVLARDTMKDFKALKNAALVVQAHWRGRADRKRIEKRHKCAAVVQAYYRRHKARAEYRSKKAAAVIIQRHYRAYVAGKEMRKSYLCTRAACVTLQAAFRGVRVRTQLKKQHQAATVIQASVRMFICRKRYVLLQSASIIIQSRYRALMLGRTERNEYRQLKQAAVKIQAVYRGFRVRGELKKRHHAARAIQAQFRMYRMRMAYLAAKCAAFIIQERYRAKRLRDREFHMYRSMKSAAVVIQATYRGHVARSQVAKMHRAATVIQRKFLAVRDRNRFQAIKTAALVCQQRYRAATRARTDRLDYLSKRRAAICLQAAYRGYEVRKQLRIQHKAAVTIQSHFRQYQQRRCYRRLRWAASVLQARHRANRDMRQEMHNLCAKRNAALLLQAAFRGMKCRRVIKQSHCAASAIQRAYRAHCEHRKYLTFKSSVLAVQRRYRATAAAKEQMQKYIKMRRAAVVLQAAYRGQKVRQEVARRHQAATVIQSVFRKHREEVKFQAMRLSAIIIQRHYRSRVLQRRDTERFLQVRRSAVVLQAAFRGHRVRRSISKMHRAATVIQTNFRRHKQQSAFRRQRWAACVLQQRFRAQRQKDLDVKHYHEVREAVIVLQAAYRGMKSKRNIKQSHQAASVIQRAYRAHCQHRKYLTLKSSVLAVQRRYRATVAAKEEMQKYHNMQRAAIILQAAYRGQQVRQEVARWHQAATLIQSVFRKHREEVKFQAMRLSAIIIQRHYRSRVLQRRDTERFLRVRRSAVVLQAAFRGHRVRRSISKMHRAATVIQANFRRHKQQSAFRRQRWAACVLQQRFRAQRQKDLDIKHYHEVREAAILLQAAYRGMKLRRNIKQRHCSASVIQRAYRAHCEHRKYLTLKSSVLAVQRRYRATVAAKDQMHSYQNMQRAAIILQAAYRGQQVRQEVAGWHQAATLIQSVFRKHREEVKFQAMRLSAIIIQRHYRSRVLQRRDTERFLRVRRSAVVLQAAFRGHRVRRSISKMHRAATVIQTNFRRHKQQSAFRRQRWAACVLQQRFRAQRQKDLDVKHYHEVREAVIKLQAAFRGMKSRRIVKQRHQAASVIQRTYRAHCQHRKYLTLKSSVLTVQRRYRATAAAKEEMQKYQNMRRAAIILQAAYRGQQVRQEVARWHQAATLVQSVFRKHREEVKFQAMRLSAIIIQRHYRSRVLQRKERERFLRVRRSAVVLQAAFRGHRVRRSISKMHRAATVIQTNFRRHKQQSAFRRQRWAACVLQQRFRAQRQKDLDVKHYHEVREAVIKLQAAFRGMKSRRIVKQRHQSASVIQRAYRAHCQHKQYLKFKSSVLTIQRKYQATVTAKAQRTRYLELRRAAIILQATFRGQQVRQEVARRHQAATVIQSVFRKHREEVKFQAMRLSAIIIQRHYRSRVLQRRDREMFLKKKQSTIVLQAALRGWRVRREISRQNRAATILQSCWRGLIQRRIFESKREAAVTLQRRIRAVQRGKEERNHYIRTRRAAITLQRRGRAWIARRQALEAAMAERRLRFTSAVFHHLSAMKIQRALRAHWALESAKRQIHCVVAVQRWVRATQQRRRYLEDRRKVVTAQRAIRCWLARRHRAASVIQQAVRNFLLLRRQRRVQQGIVKAQALWRGHRSRRLNDNAKLVKLRHRLRQVSAAVREEDKLCNKTSSALDYLLRYKHFSYILEALKNLETATRLSPECCERLVESGATNVIFTLIRCCNRSVPCMDVITFSIQILLNLSKYHKTIEAVYSVENSVETLLDLLQRYREKAGDKVAEKGGSIFTKACFLLALLLLDKRRTVEVMKLPKVLDRIRSIYRLTARKHKMDAERTVTKQKMNASVNGSFFVPATPRKSKPAPKFAPDWVLRKDKLKDIADPLRAIHMVADALSIVL; encoded by the exons ATGGCGGAAACGTCGACTGCAGCGCGGAGAGGGTTTCTGGAGATCAGCCCGGGGAGGAGAGATGAAGCCAACAAGGAGAACAACGTCCCGGTTCTGAGTCTGATCCAGTTTTCCAAAGCCCCCTTCGTGTCGTTCGGGTCTTTGAAGCTAGGAACCTCCAGGTCGGCGGTTCTGCGGCTCGAGAACCCGGCAGAGGACGCGGAGGCCGAGGTCAGTGTGGAGAAGATCCCGTCGGGCAAAGGCTTCTCCGTGGACCACAGCACCTTCACCATCCAG cctgAGTCCTCGTTCAGTTTGACAATAACCTGGACTCCAGCAGAGGAAGGTGGGATCAGAGAGCTCATCGTCTTCAACGCCAATGGGGTCCTCAAGCACCAGGCTGTGATGCTGGGGAGAGCGGAGGCcccgaaaaagaaaaag aaaaGCTTATGGGAcacaatcaaaaacaaaaaggagggTGGAAAAGTTGCTGCCCCTCGAAGAAAGGGAGCGGAGCCCCCGCTGAAGATGTCGGCCAACAAAACCTTCCAAGTGTCCCGAGAGCCGCAGTATAAACGGGACAAGCCACGCAGCCCCCTCGCTGCACTCAACGAGGGCAAAGCCGTGCGAGAGAGGTCGCTCACGAAGCAAAGTCCCGTCGACGATCATCGCTCTCGGACTTCGGAGGAGCTGAAGGTTTCAAACCCCAAACTGAGGCCACAGTCTCTGGCCTCGTCGGGCCAGGAgaacatccatcacatccacacGAGCTCTCCCGTCGTCCTGCTCGTCCCAGCCGCAAAGCTGATGGACATGTCCGCCAGCTCGGACGCCTGGGGGGTcaaacctgaaaacaaagatCTTACCAAAATACTGAACCAGACAGTTTCACCTATTGGGACACCAGAGAGGTTTAAGAAACTCATGCCTCGTATTCAGACAGGAAGCCCTCTTTCTGCCACAGGACAGTATGATGATGGTACCAGCGAGTTAACTGGAACCCCAGCTCTGTCTCTGACAGATGCACTGGCCCTCATTGACTCTGATCTGAGCTACACTATCACCAGTCCTCAAGGCAATAGTTCTAGCTGTGTCCTGTCAGATTCACTGGAATCCAAGAGTGGGAGTGACGGCCGAGGACCTGACAGGAATCTCCTCAAAGCGTTACCGGACAGCCCCGAGGTGGCACAGTCAAATGAGCCGAGACTGACTTTCTTTGTCAGCAACAAGGTCGTGGTGGATGAAGCTGTGGCCTCAGAGGCTGCCGAGGACAAAGAAATGGTGAAGAAGGCGTCTTTTACTTCTGCCACAGTGATCAAGAGCAAAGCACCGGTGGAGGAAAACAGTGTCAGTGGAAGGAAAATCAAGAAGTCGAGGCGACGGCTCCTGGAGAAAACACTGGAgctgtctgacagcagcagtcagTGTGATTCGGGGACAAGTTCCCCTCAACTTCCTGTTATAGATCCTGGCACAGGAAGTACAGGAAGCAGCCGCCTGTGTGACGACACGCATCAATCGGCAGAGTTCACCTCTTCCAGCCCGACTCCAGGTGTCTATGGCCCGACCACACCCATCACCTTCCCCATCACATCCCCTCCATCCATGGCTCCCACTCGCTTCTCCTTCTCACTCACCtccccacttcctcctgcagcccCCGCTTCCATTTCTTTCACTCTCACCTCTGCGTCACCCACAGcctcgtcttctcctcttcGCCACAACCTCTCATCAAACCTTAACGTGTATGAGCAGCGTCCAGCTGCCTTTGCGCCCTTGTCCACCCTGGAAGACGCGTTTCCCATTCACATggcagtgaagaggaagagtgaggagtATCTGAGAAATGATACGAAGGTGGAGGAGGCGGTGAAAACTAACCGGGTCAAGAGGAGCAGATGGGTGGCAGCAAAAACCGAGTCTTCAAGATCAGTGCAGGAGAGAAGTGCGTTACAGCGGAGAACAGCAG GTTCAGTTCGCTCAACAACTGCATCGTCTCTAAAGAGCACTTGGCCTGTGGTTCCTGCCGAGGCCCAGCGACCGAGCTCCAAACACACCCCACAAG TTGCACCATCTCTAAAATGTGCTTCATCTGTGAGGGCGGCAAAAGTGGTTGCTGTCGCGCAGTCAAAGCTGAACTTCATTAAGCCGCTGCACACAG CCATACCGAGGCACCCGATGCCGTTTGCTGCCAAGAACATGTTCTTTGACGAGAGGTGGCTTGAGAAGCAGGAGACAGGATTCACCTGGTGGATCAACTACGTCCTCACCCCTGACGACTTTAAAGTCAACACTGAAGTTGCTAAAG tgAGCGCTGTGTCCCTGGCCATGGGCAACGACGACAACTTCAGCGTGCCCAAAGCTCCCACCAAGGAGGAGATGTCTTTCAGCACCTACACGGCCCGACGGAAGCTGAACCGCCTGCGTCGCTCCGCCTGCCAGCTGTTCACATCCGACGCCATGGTGAAGGCCATTCAGaggctggaggtggaggtggaggccaAGCGGCTGCTCGTCCGAAAAGATCGCCATCTTTGGAAGGACGTCG GTGAACGCAAAAAAGTGCTCAACTGGCTTCTTTCGTACAATCCGCTGTGGTTGCGGATCGGGCTTGAG ACGATCTTCGGGGAGCTGATCTCGCTGGAGAGCAACAGCGACGCCCTGGGTCTGGCCATGTTCGTCCTCCAGCGGCTGCTCTGGAATCCAGACATCGCTGCACAGTTCAGACATGCCAAAGTGCCTAACCTCTACAAAGACG GCCACGAGGAGGCGCTGTCTCGCTTTACGCTGAAgaagctgctcctgctggtTTGTTTCCTGGACAAGGCCAAAGAGTCTCGGCTGATCGAGCACGACccctgtctgttctgtgtggacGCAGAGTTCAAG gCGAGTAAGGACCTCCTCCTGGCGTTCTCCAGAGACTTCCTGAGCGGAGAGGGAATTCTCCCCCGGCACCTCGGCTACCTCGGGTTGCCCGTCTCCCACGTTCAGAAGCCGCTGGACGAGTTCAACTATTCCGTGAAGAATCTGTCGGTGGACTTGAAATGTGGCATCCGTCTAGT ACGTGTGATGGAGCTGCTCGTCCAGGACTGGAGTCTGTCGGCGAAGCTCCGCCTGCCGGCCATCAGCCGCCTGCAGAAGGTCCACAACGTGGACGTCGCTCTGCAAGTGCTCAAAAGCAAAAACGTCGACCTCAAGGACGAACTTG gATCCATCATTGACTCCAGAGACGTGGTTGATGGACACCGAGAGAAGACACTGGGCCTCCTGTGGAAGATCATCTTTGCATTTCAT GTGGAGGTGATTTTGGAcgaggagcagctgagagacGAGATCGGCTTCCTGCGGAGAACGCTGAGGACCCAACGGAGGCTGCGGTCTCTGAGGGCCGATCGGGGCCTTCAGCCGACTCCCGCGAAGACGAGGCTGCCGTACGAGAACAGCAGCGCCAAGATTACCCTGCTGATGGACTGGACCCGCGCCGTCTGTGACTTCTACGGTCTGAAG gtggAGAACTTCAGTGTGGCGTTCTCGGACGGCCGCGTCCTCTGCCACCTCATCCACCACTATCACCCCGGCCTGCTGCCAGAGGAGGCTGTCAGTCACGGCACCACACAGACCGTGGAGTGCTCGCCGAGGGGCCGCCTGGAGCTCAGCTGCTCAGCCAGCGACTCCGACAGCTCCTTTGACTCGCCACCGACGGGCCTGAACG GCCCAGATTCTCCATCAGTGGAATTTAAAGAGCTGCTGGAAAATGAGAAGAACAACTTCAGACTGGTCAACACCGCCGTGGCTTTCCTGGGCGGCGTCCCCGCCATGATCAACCCGGCGGACATGTCCAACACCATCCCCAACGAGAAG GTGGTGATGTCTTACCTGACCTTCTTATGCGCTCGTCTGCTCGACCTGCGGAACGAAACCAGAGCCGCTCGGGTCATACAGGGCGCCTGGAGGAACTACAGGCTGAAGAAGGATCTGCAGCTCTACAAG GAAAGAAACATGGCAGCTGAGAAGATCCAGTTGCTTGTGAGGACTTTTCTCCAGAAGCGCAGAGTTGTGAGGCAGAATCGAGCCGCCGTCGTCATCCAGTCCGTCTGGAGGGGTTACGCAGCCCGCAACaggctgaggctgcagagagaggcTCAGGTCCGGGCTCTGCAGTGCGAAGCAGCAACTGTCATCCAG GCTCAGTGGAGGATGTTTTCAGCTATGAGGACTTACCATCGCCTCAGATACTACACCATTGTTGTCCAGGCACAATGGCGAATGAGGAGGGCGGCCGATGCTTATGGAAGAATCTACTGGGCGGCAACCGTCCTTCAGAAGCACTCTCGAGCGACGGCTCTCGCACGCAGGGATCGGGAAAGTTATCTCTCCCTGAGAACTGCAGCAGTGACATTACAGAGAGTGTACAGGAGATGGAAGGCccagaaaacagagaaggaaaacagagcCGCCAATGTGATACAAGCTGTGTTTAAGAAATGGTACAATGAGAAAATGGCCAAAAGAACGACTGCTGCTGTGAGGATTCAGTCGTGTTACAGAATGCAGAGGTGTCTCCATCAATACAGAGAGATCAAAAGAAGCACTATACTCATTCAAGCCCAGTACAGAGGTCATGCACAGAGGCGCCGCTTTAACATGTTGAAACTACAGCACGGCGCGGCTATCACCATCCAGAGCGCCTTCAGGGGGCACGCCGTCAGAAAACAGGTGGAAAAGATGAGATGCGCTGCAGTCGTTATTCAGTGTTGGTTCAGGGCCACTGTGCAGAGAGACGTGCAGAGACACACGTTTGTGAGGAtgagatgtgctgctgttacCATACAGGCAGCTTATCGTGGAAAAGTGGCTCGAGAGTCTGTGAAAAAACAGCAGAAGGCAGCAGCGGTAATCCAGACAGCTTTTCGGAGGTACGCCGCCCAAAGGCGCTACCTCGCCCTGAGAAAAGCCGCCGCTGTGATACAGCAGAAATACAGAGCTGCAGTTTTGGCCCGTGACACAATGAAAGATTTCAAGGCTCTGAAGAACGCGGCACTCGTTGTACAAGCTCACTGGAGAGGCAGAGCCGACAGGAAGAGGATAGAGAAACGTCACAAGTGTGCAGCTGTGGTACAGGCTTATTACCGTCGACACAAAGCTCGAGCAGAGTACAGGTCAAAGAAAGCAGCTGCTGTCATCATTCAGCGTCACTACAGAGCTTATGTGGCTGGAAAGGAGATGAGGAAGTCGTACCTTTGCACGCGAGCAGCCTGTGTCACACTTCAAGCTGCATTCAGAGGCGTGAGAGTCAGGACGCAGCTTAAGAAACAGCACCAGGCAGCGACTGTCATCCAGGCTTCAGTTAGGATGTTTATATGTAGGAAAAGATATGTTCTCCTTCAGAGTGCATCAATTATCATTCAGAGTCGATACAGAGCTCTAATGCTCGGCAGGACAGAGCGAAACGAGTACAGGCAGCTGAAGCAGGCCGCCGTAAAGATTCAAGCTGTCTACCGGGGTTTTAGAGTCAGAGGAGAACTAAAGAAGAGGCACCACGCTGCCAGAGCAATTCAAGCTCAGTTCAGGATGTACAGAATGCGTATGGCTTACCTTGCCGCAAAGTGCGCTGCCTTCATTATTCAGGAGCGCTACAGAGCCAAAAGGCTCCGGGACAGAGAGTTCCACATGTACAGATCAATGAAATCTGCGGCTGTAGTCATACAGGCGACGTATCGTGGTCATGTGGCCAGGAGCCAGGTTGCCAAGATGCACCGAGCTGCTACAGTCATTCAAAGGAAGTTCCTCGCAGTTCGAGATAGAAATAGGTTTCAGGCGATTAAGACGGCAGCTCTGGTTTGTCAGCAGAGGTACAGAGCAGCGACCCGGGCAAGAACAGACCGTCTGGACTATCTGTCAAAACGCAGGGCAGCCATTTGTCTACAGGCGGCCTACAGGGGATATGAGGTCAGAAAGCAGCTGCGTATCCAGCACAAAGCAGCCGTGACAATTCAGTCTCACTTCCGACAGTACCAGCAGAGACGCTGCTACAGGAGGCTACGCTGGGCTGCCAGTGTACTGCAAGCACGTCACAGAGCCAATAGAGACATGAGGCAGGAGATGCACAACCTGTGTGCCAAGAGAAACGCCGCCCTTCTCttacaagctgctttcagaggaATGAAATGCAGACGAGTCATCAAACAAAGTCACTGTGCTGCCAGTGCTATCCAGAGAGCTTACAGAGCCCACTGTGAACACAGGAAGTATCTTACCTTCAAATCCTCTGTGCTCGCCGTACAGCGAAGGTATCGAGCAACTGCAGCTGCAAAAgaacaaatgcaaaaatatataaaaatgcgCAGAGCCGCTGTTGTCCTGCAGGCAGCCTACAGAGGTCAGAAGGTCAGACAGGAAGTTGCTCGCCGGCATCAGGCCGCCACAGTCATTCAGTCtgtgttcagaaaacacagggAGGAAGTCAAATTCCAGGCCATGAGACTGTCCGCCATCATCATCCAGAGACACTACCGCTCCCGTGTTCTtcagaggagagacacagaaCGCTTCCTGCAAGTGAGACGTTCTGCTGTTGTTCTTCAGGCAGCTTTCAGAGGTCATCGTGTGCGACGCAGCATCTCCAAGATGCACAGGGCAGCAACTGTCATTCAAACAAACTTcaggagacacaaacagcagtcGGCCTTCAGGAGACAACGCTGGGCAGCTTGTGTCTTACAGCAGAGGTTCAGAGCTCAGAGGCAGAAAGACCTGGACGTCAAACATTATCATGAGGTCAGAGAAGCTGTCATTGTTTTACAGGCTGCATATCGAGGAATGAAATCTAAGAGGAACATCAAACAAAGCCATCAGGCTGCCAGTGTTATCCAGAGAGCTTACAGAGCCCACTGTCAACACAGGAAGTATCTTACCTTAAAATCCTCTGTGCTCGCTGTTCAGCGAAGGTATCGAGCTACTGTAGCAGCAAAagaagaaatgcaaaaataccATAACATGCAGAGAGCAGCCATCATCCTTCAGGCAGCTTACAGAGGTCAGCAGGTCAGACAGGAAGTTGCTCGTTGGCATCAGGCCGCCACCTTGATCCAGTCtgtgttcagaaaacacagagaggaagtcaAATTCCAGGCCATGAGACTCTCCGCCATCATCATCCAGAGACACTACCGCTCCCGTGTTCTtcagaggagagacacagaaCGCTTCCTGCGAGTTAGACGTTCTGCTGTTGTTCTTCAGGCAGCTTTCAGAGGTCATCGTGTGCGACGCAGCATCTCCAAGATGCACAGGGCAGCAACTGTCATTCAAGCAAACTTcaggagacacaaacagcagtcaGCCTTCAGGAGACAACGCTGGGCAGCTTGTGTCTTACAGCAGAGGTTCAGAgctcagagacagaaagaccTGGACATCAAACATTATCATGAGGTTAGAGAAGCTGCCATCCTGTTACAGGCTGCATATCGAGGAATGAAATTGAGGAGGAACATCAAACAAAGACATTGTTCTGCCAGTGTTATCCAGAGAGCTTACAGAGCCCACTGTGAGCACAGGAAGTATCTTACCTTAAAATCCTCTGTGCTCGCTGTTCAGCGAAGGTATCGAGCTACTGTAGCTGCAAAAGATCAAATGCATAGCTACCAAAACATGCAGAGAGCAGCCATCATCCTTCAGGCAGCCTACAGAGGTCAGCAGGTCAGACAGGAAGTTGCTGGCTGGCATCAGGCCGCCACCTTGATCCAGTCtgtgttcagaaaacacagggAGGAAGTCAAATTCCAGGCCATGAGACTGTCCGCCATCATCATCCAGAGACACTACCGCTCCCGTGTTCTtcagaggagagacacagaaCGCTTCCTGCGAGTGAGACGTTCTGCTGTTGTTCTTCAGGCAGCTTTCAGAGGTCATCGTGTGCGACGCAGCATCTCCAAGATGCACAGGGCAGCAACTGTCATTCAAACAAACTTcaggagacacaaacagcagtcaGCCTTCAGGAGACAACGCTGGGCAGCTTGTGTCTTACAGCAGAGGTTCAGAGCTCAGAGGCAGAAAGACCTGGATGTCAAACATTATCATGAGGTCAGAGAAGCTGTCATTAAGCTACAAGCTGCTTTCCGTGGAATGAAATCCAGAAGAATCGTCAAACAGAGGCATCAGGCTGCCAGTGTTATCCAGAGAACTTACAGAGCCCACTGTCAACACAGGAAGTATCTTACCTTAAAATCCTCTGTGCTCACAGTACAGCGAAGGTATCGAGCTACTGCAGCAGCAAAagaagaaatgcaaaaataccaaaacatgCGAAGAGCAGCCATCATCCTTCAGGCAGCTTACAGAGGTCAGCAGGTCAGACAGGAAGTTGCTCGTTGGCATCAGGCCGCTACTTTGGTTCAGTCTGTGTTCAGAAAGCATAGAGAGGAAGTCAAATTCCAGGCCATGAGACTGTCCGCCATCATCATCCAGAGACACTACCGCTCCCGTGTTcttcagagaaaagaaagagaacgCTTCCTGCGAGTGAGACGTTCTGCTGTTGTTCTTCAGGCAGCTTTCAGAGGTCATCGTGTGCGACGCAGCATCTCCAAGATGCACAGGGCAGCAACTGTCATTCAAACAAACTTcaggagacacaaacagcagtcaGCCTTCAGGAGACAACGCTGGGCAGCTTGTGTCTTACAGCAGAGGTTCAGAGCTCAGAGGCAGAAAGACCTGGACGTCAAACATTATCATGAGGTCAGAGAAGCTGTCATTAAGCTACAAGCTGCTTTCCGTGGAATGAAATCCAGAAGAATCGTCAAACAGAGGCATCAGTCTGCCAGTGTTATCCAGAGAGCTTACAGAGCCCACTGTCAACACAAGCAGTATCTGAAGTTTAAATCCTCTGTTCTCACCATTCAGCGAAAATATCAGGCAACCGTCACAGCTAAAGCACAAAGAACACGTTACCTGGAACTGCGCAGGGCAGCCATCATCCTTCAGGCAACTTTCAGAGGTCAGCAGGTCCGACAGGAAGTTGCTCGCCGGCATCAGGCCGCCACAGTCATTCAGTCTGTCTTCAGAAAGCACAGGGAGGAAGTCAAATTCCAGGCCATGAGACTGTCCGCCATCATCATCCAAAGACACTACCGCTCCCGTGTTCttcagaggagagacagagaaatgttcCTGAAAAAGAAACAATCCACCATTGTCCTCCAGGCTGCACTTAGAGGCTGGCGTGTCAGGAGGGAAATTAGCCGACAAAATCGAGCTGCCACCATCCTCCAGTCGTGCTGGAGAGGTTTAATACAGAGGCGTATCTTcgagagcaagagagaggcaGCTGTGACACTTCAGCGCAGGATTCGGGCTGTGCAGCGAGGCAAAGAGGAGAGGAACCACTACATCCGAACAAGGCGAGCTGCCATCACACTTCAGAGACGCGGCAGAGCCTGGATTGCAAGACGACAG GCACTGGAGGCGGCCATGGCAGAGAGGAGGCTCCGTTTTACTTCGGCGGTCTTCCATCATCTCAGTGCCATGAAGATCCAACGAGCCCTGAGAGCTCACTGGGCTTTGGAGTCTGCTAAGAGACAAATTCACTGTGTCGTCGCCGTAcag cgATGGGTGAGAGCGACGCAGCAGAGGAGACGGTATCTGGAGGACCGGAGGAAAGTGGTTACAGCCCAGCGAGCGATCAGGTGCTGGTTGGCCCGTCGCCACAGAGCTGCGTCCGTCATCCAGCAGGCCGTCAGGAACTTCCTCCTTCTTAGGCGCCAGAGGAGGGTTCAGCAGGGGATTGTCAAAGCTCAG GCTCTGTGGAGAGGACACCGCTCCCGCCGACTGAACGACAATGCCAAGCTGGTGAAGTTGAGACACCGCCTGCGCCAAGTGTCCGCTGCcgtcagagaggaggacaaactGTGCAACAAGACATCGTCCGCACTCGACTACCTCCTGCGATACAAACACTTCTCCTACATCCTGGAGGCTCTGAAGAACCTGG aaaCAGCCACCAGGCTGTCACCAGAGTGCTGCGAGCGGCTGGTGGAGAGCGGAGCCACCAACGTCATCTTCACGCTCATCCGCTGCTGCAACCGCAGCGTCCCCTGCATGGACGTGATCACCTTCTCCATCCAGATCCTCCTCAACCTCTCGAAG TACCACAAGACTATCGAGGCAGTGTATTCGGTGGAGAACTCCGTGGAGACGTTGCTGGACCTGCTGCAGAGATATCGGGAGAAGGCCGGAGATAAAGTGGCTGAAAAGGGCGGCAGCATCTTCACCAAGGCCTGTTTCCTTctcgctctgctgctgctaGACAAGCGCCGCACTGTG GAGGTTATGAAGTTGCCCAAAGTGCTGGACAGGATTCGCAGTATTTACCGGCTCACTGCTCGCAAACACAAGATGGACGCAGAAAGAACCGTTACCAAACAGAAGATGAACGCGTCCGTCAACGGGAGCTTCTTTGTGCCAGCGACACCTCGTAAATCCAAACCTGCGCCCAA GTTTGCACCGGACTGGGTCCTCAGGAAGGACAAACTCAAAGACATCGCGGACCCTCTCAGAGCCATTCACATGGTGGCCGACGCACTGTCCATTGTGTTGTAA